The Equus caballus isolate H_3958 breed thoroughbred chromosome 12, TB-T2T, whole genome shotgun sequence genome contains a region encoding:
- the LOC138916381 gene encoding spermatogenesis-associated protein 31E1-like — METPILRLQSIAATCFSSSAASWVIGTILRILYGLGLFLLFFPPRKRHLPSRPPGNRRNVRKRQVEPRGRSSRSRKKRGAWKVYRAGRKDLAEVGGPRSLSPSSPGRLSCKGCSHRFASQDSPGEACKTASATVRQPRGKPAQGAPLTTTPALSLALLTQRTRPWASTLPAEPPSALTTTPLRPVATSSAPAHSSWPFPNSGHGRGSCRLQTFPSRWNTIQAWFFPLPSRFGSQQGPLSCLPPAASFWGGPTNREGETDSPSLASPDAQKLLETDITESVPTEVWGEEQDDPRPPHMLQAHTITSGLNFRWGLPLLSLGPAAPKACEAQPSALPRSPLPPAATWDAGAPSQADSARFTGEPLEPPPGDQVSALTTKPSVPRLARPLPAPSPVCEENHKALGGTLPGHGRGPSEASLSGQEGRPPSPTSPRSLSESEGRGGTFVGAERGRRGPTSGSPAAREEPRQESRAGASPEPCRGVATPDGESGSQSRSQVGDMGDTLETKPLRPRPAKEEEPHDGPLRKMWRRLLPCLRPNKEEAREDPLAKASPPRPPPRAGHGSHTARRRMAGLFRRHRQ, encoded by the exons atggaaactcctatcttgCGTCTACAAAGCATCGCCGCTACCTGCTTCAGCTCCAGTGCcgcctcctgggtgattgggaccatcctccgcatcctgtacggactggggctcttcctcctgttcttccccccCCGCAAGAGGCATTTGCCCTCACGACCACCTGGCAAcaggagaaacgtcaggaag cgtcaagtggagccgagagggaggagcagcaggagcaggaagaaaaggggagcttggAAAG TttacagagctggccggaaggacctggcagaagtggggggccCGAGGTCCCTTTCGCCAAG ctccccggggaggctgtcttgtaaggggTGCTCCCATCGCTTCGCATCTCAAGActcccctggggaggcgtgcaagacagcgtctgctacagtccgccagccacgcgggaagcccgcgcaaggtgctcctctcaccacgactccagcactttccctggctcttctcacccagcgcactcgaccttgggcctccaccctgccagcagaaCCGCCCTCGGCCCTGACCACCACTCCACTACGCCCCGTGGCCACGAGCTCGGCTCCAGCTCACTCGTCTTGGCcgtttcccaactcaggccacggccgcgGGAGCTGTCGCCTTCAAACGTTCCCCTCCCGGTGGAACACGATCCAGGCCTGGTTCTTCCCCTTGCCGTCGCGCTTCGGGtcccagcaagggcccctgtcctgcctcccaccagcggcctccttctggggaggccccacaaacagggagggagagaccgaCAGCCCCTCACTTGCCAGCCCTGACGCccagaagctgctcgagacagACATCACGGAAAGCGTGCCCACGGAGGTCTGGGGAGAAGAGCAAGACGACCCACGCCCTCCTCACATGCTCCAAGCACACACGatcacgtctgggctgaatttccgctggggcctacccctcctgtcCTTGGGGCCTGCGGCTCCgaaagcatgtgaggctcaaccctcggcccttccacggtcccctctgccccccgcagcCACCTGGGATGCTGGGGCCCCCTCGCAAGCTGACTCGGCACGCTTCACGGGAgaacctcttgagcctcctccggGTGACCAGGTCTCAGCTCTGACGACAAAACCAtcagttcccaggctggcccgtcccctccctgctccctcacctgtgtgtgaggaaaatcacaaggccctgggagggaccctacctggccaTGGCAGAgggccctcagaagcctctctctcgggacaggagggccggccgccttctccaaCCTCCCCACGCAGCCTCTCAGAGAGCGAAGGGCGGGGTGGGACCTTCGTGGGGGCCGAGCGAGGCCGTCGGGGGCCGACTTCAGGCTCCCCAGCGGCCAGGGAAGAGCCTCGGCAGGAGAGTAGGGctggggcctcaccagagccctgccgtggggtggcaacaccggacggggagtcagggtcccagtctcggagccaggtcggggacatgggagacaccctcgaGACCAAACCCCTCCGGCCCCGGCCTGCCAAGGAAGAGGAGCCTCACGACggccctctcagaaaaatgtggagacgcctcctgccctgcctgaggcccaacaaggaggaagcgcGAGAGGATCCCCTCGCCAAGGCAAGCCCGCCTCGGCCACCGCCCAGAGCCGggcacgggtcacacacagctcggcgtcggatggcggggctgttcaggcgccatcgacagtga